The Betta splendens chromosome 4, fBetSpl5.4, whole genome shotgun sequence genome contains a region encoding:
- the LOC121201651 gene encoding galectin-3-binding protein B-like isoform X2, with the protein MKENTLLFFTFLRSISLCAGEEEGFVRLAGGQDSSEGRVEVFHNGAWGTVCDDNWDMNDAKVVCKQLRFPGAREALQSAAFGQGVGNIWMDDLNCEGTEGHLLFCTFAGWGTHNCGHGEDAGVRCESGPEPVDAELRREYDLDHNASLSRELGQLFDSGRACDLNIAVVVDASTVETICAHSVILALNAHLQASQPDFSRLSISATADCSQHATTFVSWGLRELQDEAEHVFRLFLTEDVLFQNQNLFYAYAVRAGDAALQEVCLRFLAWNCEALIRSPAWTALPFHLLQALLPRSDLVVRNETVLLAALERWAAAQQNATFQELLLKLIRFPMIPAEDLYTLDSSRYQASMLQGFQFNALPVRALLSDLTHTLYSYRSRVYTGGPWSFSFSTHDVTAFKNSGHYRLRGQNIDSLTSDFQTPVHSSAYFALHSVRWKARVYTSARDCSGDSVSCPSLPAVALKIQDKNSGVPSETEQRIRYSNRLVVMCEGRYVFHVGEFNGVSGENLVVVPDGTQQVYPCHSNRFSYQVVVRPEFSTS; encoded by the exons atgaaagaaaacaccTTATTATTCTTCACGTTTCTGCGCAGCATCAGCTTGTGTGCAG GTGAAGAGGAAGGTTTTGTCCGTCTGGCTGGTGGACAGGATTCCTCTGAGGGACGCGTGGAGGTATTCCACAACGGTGCCTGGGGAACGGTGTGTGATGATAACTGGGACATGAATGATGCCAAGGTGGTGTGTAAGCAGCTACGCTTCCCTGGTGCCAGAGAAGCTTTGCAATCTGCAGCATTTGGCCAAG GTGTGGGCAACATCTGGATGGATGATTTAAATTGTGAGGGGACAGAAGGACACCTGCTCTTTTGCACATTTGCTGGCTGGGGGACCCATAACTGTGGTCACGGGGAGGATGCTGGAGTCAGGTGTGAAAGTG GACCAGAGCCGGTGGACGCCGAGCTCAGGCGCGAGTACGACCTGGACCACAACGCCAGCCTGTCGCGTGAGCTCGGGCAGCTGTTCGACAGCGGCCGCGCCTGCGACCTGAACATCGCTGTGGTGGTGGACGCCAGCACCGTGGAGACCATCTGCGCTCACAGCGTAATCCTGGCTCTGAACGCACACCTCCAGGCGTCCCAACCGGACTTCAGCCGCCTCAGCATCAGCGCCACAGCTGACTGCAGCCAACACGCCACCACGTTTGTCAG CTGGGGCCTGAGGGAGCTCCAGGATGAAGCCGAACATGTGTTCAGACTGTTTCTCACAGAGGACGTCCTcttccagaaccagaaccttttCTATGCGTACGCAGTCCGGGCCGGCGATGCGGCTCTGCAGGAGGTCTGCCTTCGTTTTCTGGCCTGGAACTGTGAGGCACTGATCCGATCCCCAGCCTGGACCGCCCTTCCCTTCCACCTGCTCCAGGCTCTTCTCCCCCGATCGGACCTCGTGGTGCGGAACGAGACCGTCCTCCTGGCAGCACTGGAGAGATGGGCCGCAGCCCAGCAGAACGCAACGTTTCAGGAGCTCCTTCTGAAACTCATCCGTTTCCCAATGATACCGGCGGAGGACTTATACACCCTGGACAGCTCGCGGTACCAAGCCAGCATGCTGCAGGGGTTCCAGTTCAACGCCCTGCCCGTCAGAGCGCTGCTCAGCGACCTGACGCACACACTTTATTCCTACAGGTCCAGGGTTTACACTGGCGGCCCGTGGAGCTTCTCCTTCAGCACCCACGACGTCACAGCTTTTAAGAACTCCGGGCACTACCGCCTCCGGGGCCAGAACATCGACAGTCTGACGTCAGACTTCCAGACACCTGTCCACAGCAGCGCGTACTTTGCTTTACACAGCGTGCGCTGGAAGGCCCGCGTATACACCAGCGCTCGGGACTGCTCCGGGGACAGCGTCTCCTGCCCCTCTCTGCCTGCTGTCGCTCTGAAGATTCAGGACAAGAACAGCGGCGTGCCCAGCGAGACGGAGCAGCGTATACGTTACAGCAACAGGCTCGTGGTCATGTGTGAAGGGAGGTATGTGTTCCACGTTGGGGAGTTTAATGGTGTCAGTGGTGAGAACCTGGTGGTTGTCCCAGACGGCACACAACAAGTCTATCCATGCCACTCAAACCGGTTCTCCTACCAGGTGGTGGTGCGTCCTGAGTTCTCCACCAGTTAA
- the LOC121201651 gene encoding galectin-3-binding protein B-like isoform X1, with the protein MKENTLLFFTFLRSISLCAGEEEGFVRLAGGQDSSEGRVEVFHNGAWGTVCDDNWDMNDAKVVCKQLRFPGAREALQSAAFGQGVGNIWMDDLNCEGTEGHLLFCTFAGWGTHNCGHGEDAGVRCESGPEPVDAELRREYDLDHNASLSRELGQLFDSGRACDLNIAVVVDASTVETICAHSVILALNAHLQASQPDFSRLSISATADCSQHATTFVRYFYTRKVKMTLSSSHCILNMASSWGLRELQDEAEHVFRLFLTEDVLFQNQNLFYAYAVRAGDAALQEVCLRFLAWNCEALIRSPAWTALPFHLLQALLPRSDLVVRNETVLLAALERWAAAQQNATFQELLLKLIRFPMIPAEDLYTLDSSRYQASMLQGFQFNALPVRALLSDLTHTLYSYRSRVYTGGPWSFSFSTHDVTAFKNSGHYRLRGQNIDSLTSDFQTPVHSSAYFALHSVRWKARVYTSARDCSGDSVSCPSLPAVALKIQDKNSGVPSETEQRIRYSNRLVVMCEGRYVFHVGEFNGVSGENLVVVPDGTQQVYPCHSNRFSYQVVVRPEFSTS; encoded by the exons atgaaagaaaacaccTTATTATTCTTCACGTTTCTGCGCAGCATCAGCTTGTGTGCAG GTGAAGAGGAAGGTTTTGTCCGTCTGGCTGGTGGACAGGATTCCTCTGAGGGACGCGTGGAGGTATTCCACAACGGTGCCTGGGGAACGGTGTGTGATGATAACTGGGACATGAATGATGCCAAGGTGGTGTGTAAGCAGCTACGCTTCCCTGGTGCCAGAGAAGCTTTGCAATCTGCAGCATTTGGCCAAG GTGTGGGCAACATCTGGATGGATGATTTAAATTGTGAGGGGACAGAAGGACACCTGCTCTTTTGCACATTTGCTGGCTGGGGGACCCATAACTGTGGTCACGGGGAGGATGCTGGAGTCAGGTGTGAAAGTG GACCAGAGCCGGTGGACGCCGAGCTCAGGCGCGAGTACGACCTGGACCACAACGCCAGCCTGTCGCGTGAGCTCGGGCAGCTGTTCGACAGCGGCCGCGCCTGCGACCTGAACATCGCTGTGGTGGTGGACGCCAGCACCGTGGAGACCATCTGCGCTCACAGCGTAATCCTGGCTCTGAACGCACACCTCCAGGCGTCCCAACCGGACTTCAGCCGCCTCAGCATCAGCGCCACAGCTGACTGCAGCCAACACGCCACCACGTTTGTCAG aTATTTCTACACCAGGAAGGTTAAAATGACActgtcctcctcccactgcaTTCTCAACATGGCCTCCAGCTGGGGCCTGAGGGAGCTCCAGGATGAAGCCGAACATGTGTTCAGACTGTTTCTCACAGAGGACGTCCTcttccagaaccagaaccttttCTATGCGTACGCAGTCCGGGCCGGCGATGCGGCTCTGCAGGAGGTCTGCCTTCGTTTTCTGGCCTGGAACTGTGAGGCACTGATCCGATCCCCAGCCTGGACCGCCCTTCCCTTCCACCTGCTCCAGGCTCTTCTCCCCCGATCGGACCTCGTGGTGCGGAACGAGACCGTCCTCCTGGCAGCACTGGAGAGATGGGCCGCAGCCCAGCAGAACGCAACGTTTCAGGAGCTCCTTCTGAAACTCATCCGTTTCCCAATGATACCGGCGGAGGACTTATACACCCTGGACAGCTCGCGGTACCAAGCCAGCATGCTGCAGGGGTTCCAGTTCAACGCCCTGCCCGTCAGAGCGCTGCTCAGCGACCTGACGCACACACTTTATTCCTACAGGTCCAGGGTTTACACTGGCGGCCCGTGGAGCTTCTCCTTCAGCACCCACGACGTCACAGCTTTTAAGAACTCCGGGCACTACCGCCTCCGGGGCCAGAACATCGACAGTCTGACGTCAGACTTCCAGACACCTGTCCACAGCAGCGCGTACTTTGCTTTACACAGCGTGCGCTGGAAGGCCCGCGTATACACCAGCGCTCGGGACTGCTCCGGGGACAGCGTCTCCTGCCCCTCTCTGCCTGCTGTCGCTCTGAAGATTCAGGACAAGAACAGCGGCGTGCCCAGCGAGACGGAGCAGCGTATACGTTACAGCAACAGGCTCGTGGTCATGTGTGAAGGGAGGTATGTGTTCCACGTTGGGGAGTTTAATGGTGTCAGTGGTGAGAACCTGGTGGTTGTCCCAGACGGCACACAACAAGTCTATCCATGCCACTCAAACCGGTTCTCCTACCAGGTGGTGGTGCGTCCTGAGTTCTCCACCAGTTAA